The proteins below are encoded in one region of Apium graveolens cultivar Ventura chromosome 4, ASM990537v1, whole genome shotgun sequence:
- the LOC141720784 gene encoding protein DYAD-like isoform X1 — protein sequence MNTMPKILCFCVLSFTRSPKLCVDISAEGIYIALNMVSGVLSGHHSLKQLIKRQETRTFFESSQIPLLEGQLLQIDNQGIGEKRFDVGCVYEVDHLNLPTRTPVQLKSIRVVMVTEKTDLNVSVRYPSIGSLCNYLSHNKMSSTDIYPFLDEVFVMGVHLAGKVLCRQISAQEFDDNNHFEGFWLIKNSPEPAALRGIFIKETTTPLMSQLKSNGMVRWGIRRQVKFLNRHGDSSTSHPQSSTSFVKGSKEKLDHESDEDNKNGSDDEDNKDENDDEDNEDVEEEREDTDEDDKKAVKRKKYSLRENTRNAKKVKRETQSSKKTRRSKCKKMIAGSSINRWSAERYKLAEKNLLEVMKLKGALFKSPILRPELRLEARKRIGDTGLLDHLLKHVAGKLAPGGAERFRRRHNADGQMEYWLESADLVKIRKEAGVQDPYWTPPPGWTPGDCPSQDPLCAKEFRLLKEENAKIKRDMEDMASNFKEEMRKVRREMDEQFTKKMHEEILSLQVQSSAPLKSDFDSALVQVNKHKEQLNNISDSIMGMKDQIGTLSSMVDIASKTIDCCAEKERNQAALERCQALAVIKESVSTEEKTAAEEKAAKLQKLKSGFRICKPQGTFLWPNMAPNNGSSPVVVQVEDLFMVHTPPSVSSSTASAPPKLPYHQQQQPPTSPIRPVPERRAVTVTVETARSNDQQNANQGYSSTTIITSPRSNNTLINLNDIPDTDGAFGTTATKRRFLPPVVKRETASAWKCVGSCRCSNTSASVAEYTVDAGGTNQQEKRECTSSTLCVSSRHQMPAADITRG from the exons ATCAAGGTATTGGAGAAAAGCGTTTTGATGTTGGTTGTGTTTATGAGGTTGATCATCTGAACCTTCCCACCAGGACCCCTGTCCAACTGAAATCCATCCGTGTTGTGATG GTAACTGAAAAGACAGATTTAAATGTTTCAGTGAGGTATCCAAGCATTGGGTCTCTTTGCAACTATCTCAGCCACAACAAGATGAGCAGTACTGATATTTACCCTTTTCTGGATGAGGTATTTGTGATGGGAGTACACCTAGCAGGAAAAGTACTCTGCCGTCAGATATCCGCTCAAGAATTTGATGATAACAATCACTTTGAAGGGTTCTGGTTGATTAAAAACTCTCCTGAACCTGCTGCTCTGCGCGGGATTTTCATAAAGGAAACAACCACCCCTTTGATGTCTCAACTGAAGAGTAATGGGATGGTCAGGTGGGGTATTCGACGTCAAGTCAAGTTTCTCAATAGGCATGGAGACAGCAGCACTAGCCACCCACAGTCTTCAACAAGCTTTGTCAAAGGATCAAAAGAGAAACTGGATCATGAATCTGATGAAGACAATAAAAATGGAAGTGATGATGAAGACAATAAAGATGAAAATGATGATGAAGACAATGAAGATGTTGAAGAAGAAAGAGAGGACACAGATGAGGATGATAAGAAAGCtgttaaaagaaaaaaatatagcttgagagagaatacaagaaacGCAAAGAAAGTAAAACGTGAGACACAGAGCTCTAAGAAAACCAGGAGGAGTAAGTGCAAAAAGATGATAGCTGGAAGCTCCATCAACCGATGGTCTGCAGAAAG GTACAAGCTAGCTGAGAAAAATCTTTTGGAAGTGATGAAATTAAAGGGGGCACTATTTAAAAGCCCAATTCTGAGGCCTGAACTAAGATTGGAGGCAAGAAAGAGAATAGGTGATACAGGGCTGTTGGATCACCTCCTGAAGCATGTGGCCGGTAAACTTGCACCAGGTGGAGCCGAGCGCTTCCGAAGACGACACAATGCAGATGGGCAAATGGAGTATTGGTTAGAGAGCGCTGATCTTGTCAAAATTAGGAAGGAAGCTGGGGTGCAGGATCCCTATTGGACTCCACCACCTGGTTGGACTCCTGGAGATTGTCCTTCTCAAGATCCTCTTTGTGCCAAGGAATTCAGATTACTCAAGGAAGAGAATGCCAAAATAAAGAG AGATATGGAGGACATGGCGTCCAATTTTAAGGAAGAGATGCGAAAAGTCAGAAG AGAAATGGATGAGCAATTTACCAAGAAAATGCACGAGGAAATCTTGTCTTTACAAGTGCAAAGTTCAGCTCCTTTAAAATCTGACTTTGACTCTGCACTAGTCCAAGTG AACAAGCACAAAGAGCAATTGAATAATATTTCGGATTCCATAATGGGAATGAAG GATCAGATAGGGACACTGAGTTCTATGGTGGACATTGCTTCAAAGACAATAGACTGTTGTGCCGAAAAAGAGAGGAACCAGGCAGCCTTAGAAAGATGCCAAGCTTTGGCAGTTATAAAAGAGAGTGTGTCTACAGAAGAAAAGACAGCTGCAGAGGAAAAGGCAGCAAAATTACAGAAGCTGAAAAGTGGATTCAGAATTTGTAAACCCCAAGGTACATTCCTTTGGCCAAACATGGCTCCCAACAATGGGTCCTCTCCAGTTGTGGTTCAAGTTGAGGATCTCTTTATGGTGCATACACCACCTTCAGTTTCATCCTCCACTGCTTCAGCTCCACCTAAGCTGCCCTACCACCAGCAGCAGCAGCCACCAACCTCTCCCATCCGCCCCGTGCCAGAGAGGCGTGCTGTTACAGTCACTGTTGAAACTGCTCGGTCAAATGATCAACAAAATGCCAACCAAGGTTACTCCTCTACCACCATCATTACCTCCCCTAGAAGCAACAACACTCTCATTAACCTTAATGACATTCCTGACACTGATGGAGCCTTTGGAACTACTGCTACCAAACGACGT TTTCTGCCACCAGTGGTGAAGAGGGAGACTGCATCTGCTTGGAAGTGCGTTGGGAGCTGCCGATGCAGCAACACTAGTGCTTCTGTAGCAGAATACACAGTTGATGCAGGGGGAACCAATCAACAAGAAAAAAGGGAATGTACCTCTTCTACCTTGTGCGTGTCAAGTAGACATCAGATGCCTGCTGCTGATATCACTCGTGGCTGA
- the LOC141720784 gene encoding protein DYAD-like isoform X2, producing METYHRRRLRSAPSDSNNNQLIKRQETRTFFESSQIPLLEGQLLQIDNQGIGEKRFDVGCVYEVDHLNLPTRTPVQLKSIRVVMVTEKTDLNVSVRYPSIGSLCNYLSHNKMSSTDIYPFLDEVFVMGVHLAGKVLCRQISAQEFDDNNHFEGFWLIKNSPEPAALRGIFIKETTTPLMSQLKSNGMVRWGIRRQVKFLNRHGDSSTSHPQSSTSFVKGSKEKLDHESDEDNKNGSDDEDNKDENDDEDNEDVEEEREDTDEDDKKAVKRKKYSLRENTRNAKKVKRETQSSKKTRRSKCKKMIAGSSINRWSAERYKLAEKNLLEVMKLKGALFKSPILRPELRLEARKRIGDTGLLDHLLKHVAGKLAPGGAERFRRRHNADGQMEYWLESADLVKIRKEAGVQDPYWTPPPGWTPGDCPSQDPLCAKEFRLLKEENAKIKRDMEDMASNFKEEMRKVRREMDEQFTKKMHEEILSLQVQSSAPLKSDFDSALVQVNKHKEQLNNISDSIMGMKDQIGTLSSMVDIASKTIDCCAEKERNQAALERCQALAVIKESVSTEEKTAAEEKAAKLQKLKSGFRICKPQGTFLWPNMAPNNGSSPVVVQVEDLFMVHTPPSVSSSTASAPPKLPYHQQQQPPTSPIRPVPERRAVTVTVETARSNDQQNANQGYSSTTIITSPRSNNTLINLNDIPDTDGAFGTTATKRRFLPPVVKRETASAWKCVGSCRCSNTSASVAEYTVDAGGTNQQEKRECTSSTLCVSSRHQMPAADITRG from the exons ATCAAGGTATTGGAGAAAAGCGTTTTGATGTTGGTTGTGTTTATGAGGTTGATCATCTGAACCTTCCCACCAGGACCCCTGTCCAACTGAAATCCATCCGTGTTGTGATG GTAACTGAAAAGACAGATTTAAATGTTTCAGTGAGGTATCCAAGCATTGGGTCTCTTTGCAACTATCTCAGCCACAACAAGATGAGCAGTACTGATATTTACCCTTTTCTGGATGAGGTATTTGTGATGGGAGTACACCTAGCAGGAAAAGTACTCTGCCGTCAGATATCCGCTCAAGAATTTGATGATAACAATCACTTTGAAGGGTTCTGGTTGATTAAAAACTCTCCTGAACCTGCTGCTCTGCGCGGGATTTTCATAAAGGAAACAACCACCCCTTTGATGTCTCAACTGAAGAGTAATGGGATGGTCAGGTGGGGTATTCGACGTCAAGTCAAGTTTCTCAATAGGCATGGAGACAGCAGCACTAGCCACCCACAGTCTTCAACAAGCTTTGTCAAAGGATCAAAAGAGAAACTGGATCATGAATCTGATGAAGACAATAAAAATGGAAGTGATGATGAAGACAATAAAGATGAAAATGATGATGAAGACAATGAAGATGTTGAAGAAGAAAGAGAGGACACAGATGAGGATGATAAGAAAGCtgttaaaagaaaaaaatatagcttgagagagaatacaagaaacGCAAAGAAAGTAAAACGTGAGACACAGAGCTCTAAGAAAACCAGGAGGAGTAAGTGCAAAAAGATGATAGCTGGAAGCTCCATCAACCGATGGTCTGCAGAAAG GTACAAGCTAGCTGAGAAAAATCTTTTGGAAGTGATGAAATTAAAGGGGGCACTATTTAAAAGCCCAATTCTGAGGCCTGAACTAAGATTGGAGGCAAGAAAGAGAATAGGTGATACAGGGCTGTTGGATCACCTCCTGAAGCATGTGGCCGGTAAACTTGCACCAGGTGGAGCCGAGCGCTTCCGAAGACGACACAATGCAGATGGGCAAATGGAGTATTGGTTAGAGAGCGCTGATCTTGTCAAAATTAGGAAGGAAGCTGGGGTGCAGGATCCCTATTGGACTCCACCACCTGGTTGGACTCCTGGAGATTGTCCTTCTCAAGATCCTCTTTGTGCCAAGGAATTCAGATTACTCAAGGAAGAGAATGCCAAAATAAAGAG AGATATGGAGGACATGGCGTCCAATTTTAAGGAAGAGATGCGAAAAGTCAGAAG AGAAATGGATGAGCAATTTACCAAGAAAATGCACGAGGAAATCTTGTCTTTACAAGTGCAAAGTTCAGCTCCTTTAAAATCTGACTTTGACTCTGCACTAGTCCAAGTG AACAAGCACAAAGAGCAATTGAATAATATTTCGGATTCCATAATGGGAATGAAG GATCAGATAGGGACACTGAGTTCTATGGTGGACATTGCTTCAAAGACAATAGACTGTTGTGCCGAAAAAGAGAGGAACCAGGCAGCCTTAGAAAGATGCCAAGCTTTGGCAGTTATAAAAGAGAGTGTGTCTACAGAAGAAAAGACAGCTGCAGAGGAAAAGGCAGCAAAATTACAGAAGCTGAAAAGTGGATTCAGAATTTGTAAACCCCAAGGTACATTCCTTTGGCCAAACATGGCTCCCAACAATGGGTCCTCTCCAGTTGTGGTTCAAGTTGAGGATCTCTTTATGGTGCATACACCACCTTCAGTTTCATCCTCCACTGCTTCAGCTCCACCTAAGCTGCCCTACCACCAGCAGCAGCAGCCACCAACCTCTCCCATCCGCCCCGTGCCAGAGAGGCGTGCTGTTACAGTCACTGTTGAAACTGCTCGGTCAAATGATCAACAAAATGCCAACCAAGGTTACTCCTCTACCACCATCATTACCTCCCCTAGAAGCAACAACACTCTCATTAACCTTAATGACATTCCTGACACTGATGGAGCCTTTGGAACTACTGCTACCAAACGACGT TTTCTGCCACCAGTGGTGAAGAGGGAGACTGCATCTGCTTGGAAGTGCGTTGGGAGCTGCCGATGCAGCAACACTAGTGCTTCTGTAGCAGAATACACAGTTGATGCAGGGGGAACCAATCAACAAGAAAAAAGGGAATGTACCTCTTCTACCTTGTGCGTGTCAAGTAGACATCAGATGCCTGCTGCTGATATCACTCGTGGCTGA
- the LOC141720784 gene encoding protein DYAD-like isoform X3, protein MVTEKTDLNVSVRYPSIGSLCNYLSHNKMSSTDIYPFLDEVFVMGVHLAGKVLCRQISAQEFDDNNHFEGFWLIKNSPEPAALRGIFIKETTTPLMSQLKSNGMVRWGIRRQVKFLNRHGDSSTSHPQSSTSFVKGSKEKLDHESDEDNKNGSDDEDNKDENDDEDNEDVEEEREDTDEDDKKAVKRKKYSLRENTRNAKKVKRETQSSKKTRRSKCKKMIAGSSINRWSAERYKLAEKNLLEVMKLKGALFKSPILRPELRLEARKRIGDTGLLDHLLKHVAGKLAPGGAERFRRRHNADGQMEYWLESADLVKIRKEAGVQDPYWTPPPGWTPGDCPSQDPLCAKEFRLLKEENAKIKRDMEDMASNFKEEMRKVRREMDEQFTKKMHEEILSLQVQSSAPLKSDFDSALVQVNKHKEQLNNISDSIMGMKDQIGTLSSMVDIASKTIDCCAEKERNQAALERCQALAVIKESVSTEEKTAAEEKAAKLQKLKSGFRICKPQGTFLWPNMAPNNGSSPVVVQVEDLFMVHTPPSVSSSTASAPPKLPYHQQQQPPTSPIRPVPERRAVTVTVETARSNDQQNANQGYSSTTIITSPRSNNTLINLNDIPDTDGAFGTTATKRRFLPPVVKRETASAWKCVGSCRCSNTSASVAEYTVDAGGTNQQEKRECTSSTLCVSSRHQMPAADITRG, encoded by the exons ATG GTAACTGAAAAGACAGATTTAAATGTTTCAGTGAGGTATCCAAGCATTGGGTCTCTTTGCAACTATCTCAGCCACAACAAGATGAGCAGTACTGATATTTACCCTTTTCTGGATGAGGTATTTGTGATGGGAGTACACCTAGCAGGAAAAGTACTCTGCCGTCAGATATCCGCTCAAGAATTTGATGATAACAATCACTTTGAAGGGTTCTGGTTGATTAAAAACTCTCCTGAACCTGCTGCTCTGCGCGGGATTTTCATAAAGGAAACAACCACCCCTTTGATGTCTCAACTGAAGAGTAATGGGATGGTCAGGTGGGGTATTCGACGTCAAGTCAAGTTTCTCAATAGGCATGGAGACAGCAGCACTAGCCACCCACAGTCTTCAACAAGCTTTGTCAAAGGATCAAAAGAGAAACTGGATCATGAATCTGATGAAGACAATAAAAATGGAAGTGATGATGAAGACAATAAAGATGAAAATGATGATGAAGACAATGAAGATGTTGAAGAAGAAAGAGAGGACACAGATGAGGATGATAAGAAAGCtgttaaaagaaaaaaatatagcttgagagagaatacaagaaacGCAAAGAAAGTAAAACGTGAGACACAGAGCTCTAAGAAAACCAGGAGGAGTAAGTGCAAAAAGATGATAGCTGGAAGCTCCATCAACCGATGGTCTGCAGAAAG GTACAAGCTAGCTGAGAAAAATCTTTTGGAAGTGATGAAATTAAAGGGGGCACTATTTAAAAGCCCAATTCTGAGGCCTGAACTAAGATTGGAGGCAAGAAAGAGAATAGGTGATACAGGGCTGTTGGATCACCTCCTGAAGCATGTGGCCGGTAAACTTGCACCAGGTGGAGCCGAGCGCTTCCGAAGACGACACAATGCAGATGGGCAAATGGAGTATTGGTTAGAGAGCGCTGATCTTGTCAAAATTAGGAAGGAAGCTGGGGTGCAGGATCCCTATTGGACTCCACCACCTGGTTGGACTCCTGGAGATTGTCCTTCTCAAGATCCTCTTTGTGCCAAGGAATTCAGATTACTCAAGGAAGAGAATGCCAAAATAAAGAG AGATATGGAGGACATGGCGTCCAATTTTAAGGAAGAGATGCGAAAAGTCAGAAG AGAAATGGATGAGCAATTTACCAAGAAAATGCACGAGGAAATCTTGTCTTTACAAGTGCAAAGTTCAGCTCCTTTAAAATCTGACTTTGACTCTGCACTAGTCCAAGTG AACAAGCACAAAGAGCAATTGAATAATATTTCGGATTCCATAATGGGAATGAAG GATCAGATAGGGACACTGAGTTCTATGGTGGACATTGCTTCAAAGACAATAGACTGTTGTGCCGAAAAAGAGAGGAACCAGGCAGCCTTAGAAAGATGCCAAGCTTTGGCAGTTATAAAAGAGAGTGTGTCTACAGAAGAAAAGACAGCTGCAGAGGAAAAGGCAGCAAAATTACAGAAGCTGAAAAGTGGATTCAGAATTTGTAAACCCCAAGGTACATTCCTTTGGCCAAACATGGCTCCCAACAATGGGTCCTCTCCAGTTGTGGTTCAAGTTGAGGATCTCTTTATGGTGCATACACCACCTTCAGTTTCATCCTCCACTGCTTCAGCTCCACCTAAGCTGCCCTACCACCAGCAGCAGCAGCCACCAACCTCTCCCATCCGCCCCGTGCCAGAGAGGCGTGCTGTTACAGTCACTGTTGAAACTGCTCGGTCAAATGATCAACAAAATGCCAACCAAGGTTACTCCTCTACCACCATCATTACCTCCCCTAGAAGCAACAACACTCTCATTAACCTTAATGACATTCCTGACACTGATGGAGCCTTTGGAACTACTGCTACCAAACGACGT TTTCTGCCACCAGTGGTGAAGAGGGAGACTGCATCTGCTTGGAAGTGCGTTGGGAGCTGCCGATGCAGCAACACTAGTGCTTCTGTAGCAGAATACACAGTTGATGCAGGGGGAACCAATCAACAAGAAAAAAGGGAATGTACCTCTTCTACCTTGTGCGTGTCAAGTAGACATCAGATGCCTGCTGCTGATATCACTCGTGGCTGA